Proteins encoded by one window of Crassostrea angulata isolate pt1a10 chromosome 9, ASM2561291v2, whole genome shotgun sequence:
- the LOC128162427 gene encoding uncharacterized protein LOC128162427 has translation MLSNAILALLVAFGPFVIGYLGDYSGIGGFSGVRTNHQCNNHKIVTSGYPRIRGPRTLDDRIVIVGAGIGGVHMASILKDRGYRNVVILEQRPEIGGKAYSRFYRGVWIEFGTLFFSDIYDQTAKLIEQYTPSFRIKSKAAFSVRQNDNEETTWQRILLQNTGETNPQEGLRRIVAQLERYERIHRCLFGNYSSELMPRPTPDVMYEIRGTVLDFLQKNDLLLLAPYFRIFLTTNGYGYANETAAIYGLMWVPPPVLRGTLTPENGFWLLEGGFQVLVNEIAKQRNLDIRLGVDVVQIQRRNGPSGVYVTYKSKGSPAVLTDRFDFLILSPAMNSLFDIVDFNPKELNIFKNLVNANYVTSLVESDLGRRTRDPQVYFNQEIDQLSYSMYSSISFYHAKNNITGDDYRLGIRENGPDGRPQETTLYYQYGLENPWAKDTDSMIQSKLGAFLKRFDKTNPRVLEQIKWGYYFPRFPPPAADRGYLWDILEMQGKFKTWYIGSSVCFESFESVVEYNNLLMKLKH, from the exons ATGCTTTCCAATGCTATTTTAGCCTTATTGGTGGCTTTTGGACCCTTTGTTATTGGATACCTCGGGGACTATAGTGGAATTGGCGGATTTAGTGGGGTTAGGACAAATCACCAGTGCAATAATCACAAG ATCGTGACATCCGGGTATCCTAGGATAAGAGGACCCAGGACACTAGATGACCGGATAGTGATTGTGGGCGCAGGGATTGGTGGTGTCCATATGGCTTCCATACTGAAG GATCGCGGCTACAGGAATGTTGTTATATTAGAACAGCGACCAGAGATCGGCGGAAAGGCTTACTCTCGATTCTACAGAGGAGTCTGGATCGAGTTTGGAACCTTGTTTTTTTCGGACATTTATGATCAAACAGCGAAACTAATTGAGCAATACACTCCAAGTTTTAGAATCAAATCCAAAGCTGCTTTTTCTGTCAGGCAAAACGACAATG AGGAAACGACATGGCAAAGAATTTTGCTCCAAAATACGGGAGAAACTAATCCCCAGGAAGGCCTTCGTAGAATTGTTGCTCAGTTAGAGAGATATGAACGAATACATCGCTGTTTGTTCGGAAATTACTCCAGTGAACTGATGCCTCGCCCGACACCCGACGTTATGTACGAAATTCGAGGGACAGTTTTGGATTTCTTACAGAAAAATGATTTACTGCTATTGGCTCCATATTTCCGAATTTTTCTTACGACCAATGGCTACGGTTATGCTAATGAAACTGCAGCTATATATGGACTTATGTGGGTTCCCCCACCTGTACTCAGAGGAACACTAACCCCTGAAAACGGATTTTGGCTTCTTGAAGGTGGATTTCAGGTGCTTGTAAATGAAAttgcaaaacaaagaaatctgGACATTCGCCTTGGGGTTGATGTCGTTCAAATTCAGAGAAGGAATGGCCCATCGGGTGTATATGTAACTTATAAGTCAAAGGGAAGTCCAGCAGTTTTAACTGATCGTTTTGACTTTCTCATACTTTCTCCAGCAATGAATTCGTTGTTTGATATCGTTGACTTTAATCCAAAGGAGCTGAATATTTTCAAGAATCTAGTGAATGCTAATTACGTCACTTCTTTGGTGGAATCTGACTTAGGTAGACGTACTCGTGATCCTCAAGTGTATTTCAATCAAGAAATAGATCAACTTTCTTATTCCATGTATTCATCAATTTCGTTTTACCATGCCAAAAATAACATAACTGGCGATGACTATCGTCTTGGAATTCGAGAAAATGGCCCCGATGGTAGGCCCCAAGAAACAACCTTGTACTATCAGTACGGTCTTGAAAACCCCTGGGCAAAGGACACAGATTCAATGATTCAATCAAAACTTGGAGCCTTTCTTAAAAGATTCGATAAAACTAATCCACGAGTTCTCGAACAGATAAAATGGGGATACTATTTCCCAAGGTTTCCGCCCCCAGCGGCAGATAGAGGATATCTCTGGGACATTTTAGAAATGCAAGGCAAATTCAAAACCTGGTATATTGGTTCATCCGTCTGCTTCGAAAGCTTTGAAAGTGTGGTCGAatacaacaacttgttgatgaAACTTAAACATTGA